The Prochlorococcus sp. MIT 1300 genome has a window encoding:
- a CDS encoding LarC family nickel insertion protein, whose protein sequence is MAVLYFDCASGLAGDMLLGALLDLGVPLNAIEEPLRAIGLGNTFSINAGESSSFGMRGLRVSVQELETPPPCRHWRDIKKMIAEATWSKDLRNNVLRVFELLAEAEAFVHGNSVEEVHFHEIGAIDSLVDVVGVCAAIEYLAPARVLSAVPPAGSGNVETSHGILPVPVPAVLELARRNGIRLMSDPQSSLGELTTPTGLALMAILAESFGLPSSFGIQRIGIGLGHRNFNRPNLLRVYELDDLSLTPVDGEKVGLSWQPLVVQEAWIDDSTPEDLTIFIDQLKKAGAIDVACHPIQMKKSRIGISVTALVKPEDASSLRLIWLSRGLTIGLRERFNGRWALPRRIGFCPTSFGNIKVKQTRRPDGQLTIKPEHSELLRISKECSCSIDDIKLEIFENANHFAAEGEWEF, encoded by the coding sequence ATGGCAGTTCTTTATTTTGATTGTGCTTCTGGTTTAGCAGGAGACATGCTATTGGGCGCATTGCTCGATTTAGGAGTTCCGCTTAATGCAATCGAAGAGCCTCTTAGAGCTATTGGGCTAGGTAATACTTTCTCTATTAATGCTGGTGAAAGCAGCAGCTTTGGAATGAGAGGGCTTCGAGTTTCTGTTCAAGAGTTAGAGACTCCACCTCCTTGTAGACATTGGAGAGATATCAAGAAAATGATTGCTGAAGCAACTTGGTCAAAAGATTTACGGAATAACGTTTTAAGGGTTTTTGAATTACTTGCTGAAGCGGAGGCCTTTGTTCACGGAAATAGTGTGGAGGAGGTTCATTTTCACGAGATAGGTGCGATTGACTCTTTAGTTGATGTTGTTGGTGTCTGTGCAGCGATTGAATATTTGGCTCCAGCAAGAGTTCTTAGTGCAGTGCCTCCTGCAGGCAGCGGAAATGTTGAAACTTCTCATGGAATTTTGCCAGTGCCCGTTCCCGCTGTTTTGGAGTTGGCACGAAGGAATGGGATACGCCTGATGTCTGACCCGCAATCTTCACTGGGTGAATTAACTACGCCAACTGGTCTTGCATTGATGGCTATTCTTGCGGAGAGTTTTGGGTTGCCTTCGTCTTTTGGTATTCAGCGTATTGGAATAGGCCTAGGGCATAGGAATTTCAATAGGCCAAATTTACTAAGAGTTTATGAGCTGGATGATCTTTCATTGACTCCTGTAGATGGAGAAAAAGTAGGGTTGAGTTGGCAACCTTTGGTTGTACAGGAGGCTTGGATTGATGATTCAACCCCAGAGGATTTGACCATCTTTATTGATCAGTTGAAGAAAGCTGGTGCTATTGATGTGGCATGTCATCCGATTCAAATGAAGAAAAGTCGAATAGGAATAAGTGTCACTGCGTTGGTTAAACCAGAAGATGCCTCTTCTCTGCGACTAATTTGGCTTTCTAGAGGATTAACTATTGGCTTAAGAGAAAGATTTAATGGTCGATGGGCTTTGCCTCGCCGTATAGGATTCTGTCCGACAAGCTTTGGAAATATAAAAGTTAAGCAGACAAGGAGACCAGACGGTCAACTCACTATAAAACCAGAACATTCTGAACTTTTACGTATTAGCAAAGAGTGTAGTTGTTCCATAGATGATATCAAGCTAGAGATTTTTGAGAATGCAAATCACTTTGCAGCTGAGGGCGAATGGGAATTTTGA
- a CDS encoding lysylphosphatidylglycerol synthase domain-containing protein: protein MGILRLVRSLITSFASLSIPGGLSLWTTLLSIFFVLFVLSNNAKSFFELNLDATGFIWLLLALIVSMLSLLVNSFAWSLLVLWLGHKPKRLSIISLFLSTNLMKYLPGGIWHFLERVRLLKLYMRTSDALSSVLFEPILMAVAALLWVPFGGWQAGLSLICFLPAFLLTPNLRQMVLNKVQSLKVKQLEIVSEENLGDLVVGRRNIGPANYPFIPLAFEMIFVLIRFCGFWFCLLAFSISSELPIGQWLAAFSLAWTVGLIVPGAPGGVGVFEATLLLRIGSLVSDAQLIGVMLCYRLVVTFADLLSASAVLLGRRLCKRLD from the coding sequence ATGGGAATTTTGAGATTAGTTAGATCGTTAATTACTTCTTTCGCTAGCCTGTCTATCCCAGGAGGCCTTAGCTTATGGACAACATTATTAAGTATCTTTTTTGTTCTATTCGTCTTATCAAATAATGCCAAGAGTTTTTTTGAATTAAACCTAGATGCCACTGGATTTATTTGGTTATTACTGGCTTTAATTGTTAGTATGCTTAGTCTTCTGGTGAACTCTTTTGCTTGGAGTTTGCTTGTCTTATGGTTGGGGCATAAGCCTAAAAGGCTATCAATTATATCGCTTTTCTTAAGTACTAACTTAATGAAATATTTGCCAGGAGGAATATGGCACTTTCTTGAGAGGGTTAGACTTTTAAAGTTATATATGAGAACTTCAGACGCACTTTCCTCTGTATTATTTGAGCCAATACTTATGGCTGTAGCAGCATTGTTATGGGTGCCTTTTGGTGGTTGGCAAGCTGGTCTCTCTTTAATTTGCTTTCTGCCGGCATTTCTTTTAACGCCAAACTTAAGACAAATGGTTTTAAATAAAGTTCAGAGTTTAAAAGTAAAACAGCTTGAAATTGTCAGTGAGGAAAATCTTGGAGATTTGGTAGTTGGCAGAAGAAATATTGGACCTGCTAATTATCCATTTATTCCTTTAGCTTTTGAGATGATTTTTGTGTTAATCAGGTTTTGTGGCTTTTGGTTTTGTCTTCTTGCCTTTTCCATATCTTCTGAGCTTCCTATTGGTCAATGGTTGGCAGCATTTTCTTTGGCTTGGACTGTTGGATTAATTGTACCTGGAGCTCCTGGAGGGGTAGGGGTATTTGAGGCAACTCTCTTACTTCGTATAGGCTCCTTGGTGTCAGATGCACAACTGATTGGAGTTATGCTTTGCTATAGACTTGTTGTTACTTTTGCTGACTTACTTTCTGCTTCGGCTGTTCTGCTAGGCCGACGACTTTGCAAGAGGCTTGACTAA
- a CDS encoding iron ABC transporter permease, whose product MIQTGPQFQPGRFLLNLIAVFCAGIVLWPLVGLITEGAQGLIKGSANLGIDGPQQIKGTLTLLIGTSVLGGMLGTANGWLLANCRFPGRKTLRIAQLLPLATPPYLLSAILIDLGSRNAIRINGMVWGIIIMALTTYPYVFLLSTESFAICGRRQLEACRSLGTGPWNSFRRIALPIALPAIGAGIALMGMEVVNELGAVELLNIPSISAGISENWGMEGNPAGAIGLSMVALIIVMSLVAYERSLRNRSKRWTEGVAGGESPAWQLYGARALSAQLVGATPPIVTLGLPILWAVLNADQLKQGIDPELGLLTARSFGLGLSAAIITLLGGLILSIAKRWTTSKLINALSFIAGIGYAIPGAVLAIALMPFTASRWNLITIIVLIWGYGVRFLLVTKGGLDAAFERLSPNLDEAATALGFSWPKVLQKVHLPLLKGPLLVGALLVFVDTVKELPLTFVLRIPDFDTLSVRLFVYLKEERIGESILPALLIISLGLLASLALIPGLSNSNIEDK is encoded by the coding sequence ATGATACAAACGGGCCCTCAATTTCAGCCGGGTCGGTTTTTGCTAAATCTTATAGCGGTCTTTTGTGCAGGGATAGTCCTCTGGCCTCTGGTTGGCCTAATTACAGAAGGTGCTCAAGGGCTAATTAAGGGCTCAGCAAACTTAGGAATAGATGGTCCCCAACAAATTAAAGGTACCCTGACACTTTTAATTGGGACTTCAGTACTAGGAGGGATGCTTGGGACTGCCAATGGATGGCTACTCGCTAATTGCAGATTTCCAGGTAGGAAAACCCTTCGCATTGCCCAATTATTACCACTAGCAACTCCACCATATTTATTAAGTGCCATTTTGATAGATCTAGGTAGCAGAAATGCCATTCGAATTAATGGGATGGTCTGGGGAATAATTATCATGGCATTAACAACTTATCCATATGTATTTCTTCTCAGCACAGAAAGCTTTGCTATTTGTGGAAGAAGACAACTAGAAGCTTGTAGAAGTTTAGGAACAGGACCCTGGAATAGTTTTCGACGTATTGCTCTACCAATTGCGCTTCCTGCAATTGGTGCAGGGATAGCACTGATGGGTATGGAAGTAGTTAATGAACTAGGAGCAGTTGAGCTTCTAAATATCCCAAGCATTTCAGCAGGAATAAGTGAAAACTGGGGAATGGAAGGAAATCCTGCAGGCGCAATTGGGCTATCAATGGTTGCACTAATAATCGTTATGTCACTTGTGGCCTATGAAAGGAGTCTTAGAAATAGAAGTAAGCGTTGGACAGAAGGGGTTGCAGGAGGAGAATCACCAGCTTGGCAACTATATGGTGCAAGAGCATTAAGCGCTCAATTAGTAGGAGCGACTCCTCCAATCGTTACTCTTGGCCTTCCAATTCTCTGGGCAGTACTCAATGCTGATCAACTTAAACAAGGAATTGACCCTGAATTAGGCCTACTAACTGCTAGAAGTTTTGGACTAGGCTTAAGTGCCGCAATAATTACACTTTTAGGAGGGCTAATTCTTTCAATAGCCAAGCGCTGGACCACCTCCAAATTAATCAATGCACTTTCATTTATTGCAGGTATAGGCTATGCAATACCAGGCGCTGTTCTTGCTATAGCACTTATGCCATTCACTGCTTCTAGATGGAACTTAATTACCATTATTGTCCTAATATGGGGTTATGGAGTACGTTTCCTTTTAGTTACTAAAGGGGGCTTAGATGCTGCCTTTGAGAGATTATCACCCAATCTAGATGAGGCAGCCACAGCTTTAGGTTTCTCATGGCCAAAAGTTCTGCAAAAGGTACATCTTCCACTTTTAAAGGGACCTCTTTTAGTTGGTGCCCTACTTGTTTTTGTGGACACTGTAAAAGAGCTTCCACTAACTTTTGTATTGAGAATTCCTGACTTCGATACTCTTTCAGTCAGACTATTTGTTTATTTAAAAGAAGAAAGAATTGGTGAATCTATCTTACCAGCATTGCTAATAATTAGCCTGGGTTTATTAGCCTCCTTGGCCCTAATACCTGGACTAAGCAACTCTAATATCGAAGATAAATAA
- a CDS encoding GTP-binding protein has protein sequence MYKNLQSQPRSIPVTIITGFLGAGKTTLLNHILSNQQDLKTAVLVNEFGEIGIDNDLIISTSEDMIELSNGCICCSINGELVEAVERLIDKPQPIDYLVIETTGLADPLPVAMSFLGSELRDTTRLDSIITLVDAENFETQFLDTTVGRAQVIYGDILLLNKCDLVAEKRILEIESQLRSLKTEARILHSTKGEVPLSLLLSVGLFETDKVNSKGIKNVHDHSNCDHEHGNCEHDHESDEKHSHNHEEAEYNDIDGFTSVSYQSDGPFALKKFQNFLDNQLPSEVFRAKGILWFNESERRHIFHLAGKRFSIDDTDWESERKNQIVLIGRNLNHKAIQQQLNACVAEIPG, from the coding sequence ATGTACAAAAACTTACAGAGTCAACCAAGATCAATTCCAGTAACAATAATCACAGGTTTTCTTGGAGCTGGGAAAACAACTCTTCTAAACCATATATTAAGCAACCAGCAAGATCTCAAAACTGCAGTTCTAGTAAATGAATTTGGCGAAATAGGTATAGACAATGATTTAATAATTAGTACTAGTGAAGACATGATAGAACTTAGCAATGGCTGCATATGTTGCTCAATTAATGGCGAATTAGTTGAAGCAGTTGAAAGACTAATCGATAAACCTCAGCCAATTGACTACCTAGTAATAGAAACAACTGGTCTTGCCGACCCACTTCCCGTAGCAATGTCCTTCCTAGGCAGTGAACTCCGTGATACAACCAGACTGGATTCAATTATTACTTTAGTTGATGCCGAAAACTTTGAAACACAATTCCTAGATACCACTGTAGGCAGAGCTCAGGTCATTTATGGTGACATACTCCTACTTAATAAATGTGACTTAGTAGCCGAAAAGAGAATATTAGAAATTGAATCTCAATTAAGATCGCTAAAAACAGAAGCGAGAATCCTACATTCTACAAAAGGAGAGGTACCACTATCATTACTCTTAAGTGTAGGTCTTTTTGAAACAGATAAAGTCAACTCGAAAGGTATTAAAAATGTTCATGACCACAGCAATTGTGATCATGAACACGGAAATTGTGAGCATGATCACGAGTCAGATGAAAAACATTCCCATAATCATGAGGAAGCCGAGTACAATGATATTGATGGTTTTACATCAGTTTCATATCAAAGTGATGGTCCCTTTGCCTTGAAAAAGTTTCAAAATTTTCTCGACAATCAATTGCCCAGTGAAGTTTTTAGAGCCAAAGGAATACTTTGGTTTAATGAAAGTGAGAGACGTCATATTTTTCATTTAGCGGGCAAGCGTTTTTCTATTGATGACACTGACTGGGAAAGCGAAAGAAAGAACCAAATTGTACTAATTGGGCGTAACTTGAATCACAAGGCAATCCAACAGCAATTAAATGCTTGCGTAGCAGAAATCCCTGGTTAA
- a CDS encoding 4a-hydroxytetrahydrobiopterin dehydratase, whose amino-acid sequence MKASLLSKEEISTLSQELPGWTVVGNKIQRKFKFKDFVEAFGFMTRVAMIAERINHHPEWSNVYALVKIDLTTHDLGGLSNIDLMFAKEINKL is encoded by the coding sequence ATGAAAGCATCACTTTTATCAAAAGAAGAGATTTCTACTCTCTCTCAAGAACTACCTGGGTGGACCGTTGTAGGCAATAAAATACAAAGAAAATTTAAATTCAAGGATTTTGTAGAAGCCTTTGGATTTATGACTAGAGTCGCAATGATTGCGGAGAGAATAAATCATCACCCAGAATGGAGTAATGTTTATGCTTTGGTTAAAATAGATTTAACCACACATGATCTAGGGGGATTAAGCAATATAGACTTAATGTTTGCCAAAGAAATAAATAAGCTTTAA
- a CDS encoding secondary thiamine-phosphate synthase enzyme YjbQ — protein sequence MPLEQSLDRLKIRTSGSGFTDLTPFLNEWVSASKLIKGVLYLTALHTSCSLTINENADPDVLKDLSNYMKALVPEEGFKPLSGHGPKSTFLHSSEGKDDMPAHIRTSLTCTSMSLSIDLGKLILGTWQAVYLWEHRESEHLRTISLHAVGEFES from the coding sequence ATGCCTCTTGAACAGTCCTTAGACCGACTCAAAATACGCACAAGTGGATCAGGTTTTACAGACTTAACTCCCTTTTTAAATGAATGGGTATCAGCTTCCAAGTTAATCAAGGGCGTTCTGTACCTGACTGCACTTCATACCAGCTGCAGCTTAACGATCAACGAGAATGCAGACCCAGATGTACTAAAAGATCTTTCTAATTACATGAAAGCACTGGTGCCCGAAGAGGGTTTTAAGCCATTAAGTGGTCATGGTCCCAAAAGCACCTTTCTACATTCCTCAGAAGGCAAAGACGACATGCCTGCCCATATACGCACAAGCCTTACTTGCACTTCAATGAGCTTAAGCATAGATTTAGGTAAACTTATACTTGGTACATGGCAGGCTGTATACCTTTGGGAACACAGGGAGTCAGAACATTTGAGAACAATTAGTTTACATGCAGTTGGTGAGTTCGAAAGCTAA
- a CDS encoding carboxypeptidase M32 gives MPALAWHRLGGYLRETQLLGSIQSTLYWDQNTRMPSGGAAWRGEQLSLLATQIHARQSSSHFESLLEEAESEFQLEQRSGDMSLEEIGERSRNLELLKQDLIRQQRLDPCLVGNLAKAKSDGYNQWQQARDVVDFNFFAPALKNLIALRQEQAKQLSEPRSCWETLAQPFEPDLSLTRLEELFEPLRAKLPVLVEKVRTWGSPSREKWDLEVSAQENLCSELLKDWGQDPAITCVARSPHPFSITLGPCDFRLTTRVVPGQPFSCFLATAHEWGHSLYEQGLPNLSHQWFAWPLGQATSMGVHESQSLFWENRVARSQGFSERWWTKFANFHAPINSAADFWRLINPLTPGLNRVEADELSYGLHILIRTDLEIAMLEGGLPVEDLPLEWNRRYTELLGVTPKNDLEGCLQDVHWSEGLFGYFPSYLLGHLISAQIADAMAKDLIEDGANENDPINSLIAEGSEAKILKWLRANVHPLGRQVNAEQLVKKVSCEELSSRPFLRYLEDKLERLHFA, from the coding sequence TTGCCTGCGCTCGCTTGGCATCGTCTGGGGGGTTATCTCCGAGAGACTCAGCTTCTGGGTTCAATTCAGAGCACCCTTTATTGGGATCAGAACACTCGCATGCCCTCTGGTGGGGCCGCATGGAGGGGAGAGCAATTGAGTTTGCTTGCAACTCAGATTCATGCTCGTCAAAGTAGCAGTCATTTTGAGTCTCTTTTGGAAGAGGCCGAAAGTGAATTTCAGTTAGAACAAAGAAGTGGGGATATGAGTCTTGAAGAGATTGGAGAGAGAAGTAGGAATTTGGAATTATTGAAGCAGGATTTGATTAGGCAGCAAAGATTAGACCCTTGTCTGGTTGGAAATTTAGCCAAAGCAAAATCTGATGGATACAACCAATGGCAGCAGGCACGTGATGTGGTCGACTTTAATTTTTTTGCGCCTGCATTAAAAAACTTGATTGCTTTGCGTCAAGAACAGGCCAAGCAGTTGTCAGAACCACGTAGTTGCTGGGAAACATTGGCTCAGCCATTTGAGCCCGATCTGTCTTTGACTCGTTTAGAGGAATTGTTTGAACCTTTAAGAGCGAAACTTCCTGTCCTTGTTGAAAAGGTAAGAACTTGGGGAAGCCCATCGCGAGAAAAATGGGACTTAGAGGTTAGTGCTCAAGAGAATCTTTGTAGTGAGCTTCTTAAGGATTGGGGACAGGATCCTGCAATTACTTGTGTAGCGCGTTCCCCTCATCCTTTTTCAATAACTTTGGGGCCTTGTGATTTCCGTTTAACAACGCGAGTTGTCCCTGGTCAGCCTTTTTCATGTTTCTTGGCCACAGCACATGAGTGGGGGCATTCACTTTACGAACAGGGGTTGCCAAATCTTAGTCATCAATGGTTTGCATGGCCTTTGGGACAGGCCACATCTATGGGGGTTCATGAAAGCCAGTCACTTTTTTGGGAGAATAGGGTTGCTAGAAGTCAAGGTTTTTCAGAAAGGTGGTGGACTAAATTCGCTAACTTTCATGCTCCTATAAATTCTGCAGCTGACTTTTGGCGACTAATAAATCCTTTGACTCCAGGTTTAAACAGAGTTGAGGCTGATGAGCTTAGTTATGGGTTGCATATATTGATTCGCACGGATCTAGAAATAGCAATGTTGGAAGGTGGTCTTCCGGTTGAGGATCTCCCTTTGGAATGGAATCGACGTTATACAGAACTTCTGGGAGTTACTCCGAAAAATGATTTAGAGGGATGTTTGCAAGACGTTCATTGGAGTGAGGGACTTTTTGGTTATTTCCCTTCTTATTTGCTAGGCCACTTGATTAGTGCTCAGATTGCAGATGCTATGGCAAAAGACTTAATTGAGGATGGTGCTAATGAGAATGACCCTATTAATTCTTTGATAGCCGAAGGGAGTGAAGCTAAAATTCTTAAGTGGCTGCGTGCAAATGTTCACCCTTTAGGTCGTCAGGTAAACGCTGAGCAACTTGTGAAAAAGGTCAGTTGTGAGGAACTCTCTAGTAGGCCTTTCCTTAGATACCTAGAGGACAAACTAGAACGACTTCATTTTGCTTGA
- a CDS encoding inorganic diphosphatase, which yields MANLDQAPSRSMPNLLHVLPAFAEESELRLNTIVELNSNTINKYELITETGHLKLDRVGYSSLAYPFAYGCIPRTWDEDGDPLDIEIVGVSEPLVPGSIVEARIIGIMTFDDGGEVDDKVIAVLADDKRMDHIKHFNDLGEQWQKETKYYWEHYKDLKKPGTCSVNGFFGIEKAIEIIKSCEARYLKEIDPRLVA from the coding sequence ATGGCCAACCTGGATCAAGCTCCTAGTAGAAGCATGCCCAATCTTTTGCATGTTCTGCCTGCATTCGCAGAGGAGTCAGAGCTTCGCCTGAATACGATTGTTGAGCTCAATTCAAATACGATCAACAAATATGAGCTCATTACAGAGACAGGGCACTTAAAACTAGACCGTGTTGGCTATTCATCATTAGCTTATCCATTTGCATATGGATGCATACCTCGTACATGGGATGAAGATGGAGACCCATTAGATATAGAAATAGTAGGAGTGTCGGAACCATTGGTACCAGGCTCAATTGTTGAGGCTCGGATTATTGGAATTATGACTTTTGATGATGGGGGGGAGGTTGATGACAAGGTGATTGCTGTACTTGCTGATGACAAACGTATGGACCATATAAAACATTTTAATGATTTGGGAGAGCAGTGGCAAAAGGAAACTAAGTATTATTGGGAGCACTATAAAGATTTAAAGAAGCCAGGTACATGCAGTGTTAATGGCTTCTTTGGGATTGAAAAAGCTATTGAGATTATTAAATCCTGCGAGGCACGATATCTTAAAGAAATTGACCCTCGCCTGGTTGCCTAA
- the hemC gene encoding hydroxymethylbilane synthase, producing MPLDQLRIASRRSQLAMVQTNWVKAELEKAHPNLSVSVEAMATQGDKILDVALAKIGDKGLFTKELEAQMLVGRAEIAVHSLKDLPTNLPEGLILGCVTEREDPADALVVNSKNAKYQLGTLPKGSVVGTSSLRRLAQLRHHYPDLIFKDVRGNVITRLEKLDSGDYDCLILAAAGLTRLGFGSRIHQLIPSEISLHAVGQGALGIECVEARPEVLSLISVLEHTPTSQRCLAERAFLRELEGGCQVPIGVNSKIDGEDLLLTGMVASLDGKRLIRDESRGKNTNCESIGLELAEKLKSQGAGEILSEIFETVRPEA from the coding sequence ATGCCCCTCGACCAACTGCGCATTGCCTCTCGCAGAAGCCAGCTCGCTATGGTCCAGACCAACTGGGTAAAAGCAGAGCTTGAAAAGGCTCATCCAAACCTTTCTGTCTCAGTTGAAGCCATGGCAACCCAGGGAGACAAGATCCTTGACGTTGCTTTGGCAAAAATTGGAGACAAAGGCCTTTTCACAAAGGAACTAGAAGCTCAGATGCTCGTAGGACGAGCAGAAATAGCAGTTCATTCCCTAAAAGACCTCCCAACCAACTTGCCTGAAGGTTTAATACTTGGGTGTGTTACTGAACGAGAAGATCCCGCAGATGCACTTGTCGTTAATTCCAAAAATGCGAAATACCAACTTGGAACGTTGCCAAAAGGTTCTGTAGTCGGTACGAGCTCACTCCGCCGATTAGCACAATTGAGGCATCATTATCCAGATCTCATATTTAAAGACGTTAGAGGGAATGTAATTACACGCTTAGAAAAACTCGACTCGGGCGACTATGACTGCCTCATACTTGCGGCAGCGGGCTTAACCAGACTAGGTTTTGGGAGCCGAATTCATCAATTAATTCCAAGTGAAATTTCCCTCCACGCCGTAGGCCAAGGGGCATTAGGCATTGAATGCGTTGAAGCCAGACCAGAAGTCTTATCTCTAATAAGTGTCTTGGAACATACGCCAACAAGTCAGCGATGCCTCGCAGAACGAGCCTTTCTGAGAGAGCTCGAAGGTGGGTGCCAAGTCCCGATAGGGGTCAACTCAAAAATTGATGGAGAGGACTTGTTGCTCACAGGAATGGTTGCAAGCCTGGATGGAAAAAGATTAATTAGAGACGAAAGTCGTGGCAAGAATACCAACTGCGAATCCATTGGCCTAGAACTAGCTGAAAAGCTAAAATCTCAAGGAGCAGGAGAGATCCTTTCAGAAATATTTGAAACAGTTAGGCCTGAAGCTTAA
- the rpoD gene encoding RNA polymerase sigma factor RpoD has protein sequence MKPSSKKTKAIPSAKASSKKTTAKDTNKKSEGKTLAPIEKTTEVSLKSTIEPNTTQAQSETKLVDATSEIAKEARAKALASIKIGPKGVYTEDSIRVYLQEIGRIRLLRPDEEIELARKIADLLHLEELANQFETDNGHYPTNKEWAALVEMPNIRFRRRLMLGRRAKEKMVQSNLRLVVSIAKKYMNRGLSFQDLIQEGSLGLIRAAEKFDHEKGYKFSTYATWWIRQAITRAIADQSRTIRLPVHLYETISRIKKTTKVLSQEFGRKPTEEEIAESMEMTIEKLRFIAKSAQLPISLETPIGKEEDSRLGDFIEADIENPEQDVAKNLLREDLEGVLATLSPRERDVLRLRYGLDDGRMKTLEEIGQIFDVTRERIRQIEAKALRKLRHPNRNGVLKEYIK, from the coding sequence GTGAAGCCCTCATCAAAAAAAACGAAGGCTATTCCATCAGCTAAAGCTTCTAGCAAAAAAACAACAGCAAAAGATACTAACAAGAAGTCTGAGGGAAAAACATTAGCTCCAATAGAAAAAACAACTGAAGTTTCTCTGAAATCAACAATCGAACCAAATACAACTCAAGCCCAAAGCGAAACAAAACTCGTTGATGCAACCTCTGAGATAGCAAAAGAAGCCAGAGCCAAAGCCCTTGCAAGCATCAAGATAGGGCCTAAAGGCGTATATACAGAGGATTCAATAAGGGTCTACCTTCAAGAAATTGGTCGTATCCGCCTACTTCGACCTGACGAAGAGATTGAGCTAGCAAGAAAAATTGCAGATCTTCTCCATTTAGAAGAGCTAGCCAATCAATTTGAAACTGATAACGGCCATTATCCAACCAATAAAGAGTGGGCAGCTCTTGTAGAGATGCCCAACATCAGATTTCGTAGGCGCCTGATGTTGGGTCGCAGGGCTAAAGAAAAGATGGTTCAATCAAATCTACGTTTGGTTGTCTCAATTGCTAAGAAATACATGAACCGTGGTCTTTCTTTCCAAGACCTCATCCAAGAAGGAAGCCTGGGCCTAATACGTGCTGCAGAGAAGTTCGATCACGAAAAAGGTTATAAATTCTCCACTTATGCCACTTGGTGGATTCGCCAGGCAATCACAAGAGCAATCGCCGATCAAAGTCGGACTATTCGACTTCCAGTGCACCTATATGAAACCATTTCACGAATCAAAAAAACCACTAAGGTCCTTAGCCAGGAGTTTGGTCGCAAACCAACAGAGGAGGAAATTGCGGAAAGCATGGAGATGACAATTGAGAAACTTCGCTTTATTGCTAAAAGTGCTCAATTACCTATTTCGCTAGAAACACCTATAGGGAAAGAAGAAGATTCAAGACTCGGTGATTTTATAGAGGCTGACATTGAGAATCCCGAGCAGGATGTAGCGAAAAACCTTTTAAGGGAAGACTTAGAGGGTGTTCTTGCAACTCTTAGTCCACGAGAAAGAGACGTTCTAAGACTTAGATATGGGCTTGATGATGGACGAATGAAAACACTTGAAGAAATCGGACAAATCTTTGATGTTACTCGTGAGAGAATTAGGCAAATAGAAGCTAAAGCATTAAGGAAGTTGCGTCATCCAAACAGGAATGGAGTATTAAAAGAATACATAAAATAA